Below is a window of Halolamina sp. CBA1230 DNA.
GCCGCTTGCACCTCGTCGATGAGGTGCTCAATCTGGTTGCTACTCATCGGTGATCACCGCCTTCCGGAGCGACTGGAGTGTCTCCGTACCGTACACCGTCACCCCTTCTTCGAAGATCTCGTCGAGCTTCGACCCAGCCCTGCGTGCGCTCTCGACGGATTCGACGTACGGTTCGAACTCGAAGCGCTCACCGTCGAAGCGCTGGGACTGGAGATCGGCAACGACGTCAGTGACGACACGCCGAGCCGTCGTTCGATCACCCTCGACGACGACGAACAGGTCGATATCGCTCCGGCGATCAGCCTCGCCACGAGCGACGCTTCCGAAGACGACGATCCCGGCGACCGGACCGACATCGTCGGCGTCAGCGTCGGCGATCGCCGTCCGTACGCGTTTCACGAACGCGCGGATCGGGTCGTGAAACGCCGATTGATCGATAGCGAGCACGGGGTCGTCTTTGTTGAGTCGGTCCGGGTTGATGGCGACGTAGTTCCGTTGGGGCGTCTCTCGAACGCGAATCGCGCCAATCGAGTCGAGGAGGTCGACTGCCCGCCATACGGTCGACCGGCTGGCGCCAGTCGCGTCAACGAGCTCCGGGATGGTGAACTCCGCTTCATGGGCGTCAGCCAACAATCGGAGGATATCGTCCGCTGCCTCGATACGAAAGACGGGAGAGTCCGCCTCCGGATACGCATCGATACAGATCGTTATCTCTTGTCCCGCCATCTCGGACACTATCTGATTTTGCGCAACGAGTTATAAATACCTGACGACGATGTGCCGATCACCCACGAGGTGGACGACGACGACATCGACGTCGACCCGACGTACATCGAGAACCCCCTCGAAGTGGACGTCCACGACACGATGGCCGACTACTCGAAGCTCCACGACGCCACGGGCTGGGAACCCGAAATCGACTTCGAGGAAGGTGTCAAGCGTGTCTGCGAGCCGTACACGGACTCGACAGTCGCGGAGGACTGACTCCCGATGAGTCGCTACCCACGATCCGTCCAATCTTCGCGCGTGAAGTGCATCCCGTGCAACGCCCCCGCTGCAGAAACCATCGACGGCGCGTACGTCTGTGTCGAGTGCGGCGACGCCGTCGTCGAGGCCCGGGACTAGAGTTGTTGGACGGTGATCTCTTCCGCCCACCCCACCGTGTCGAGTGTTCCTCAAGAGATATTCAACTTCTGTCGAGGCGGAGTCCCCTTCCTCAAGGAGCAACGCAGTGAGCGGAGCGAACGAGTAGCGCAGTAGAGAGGGGAGGAGCGACAACCCTTTCTATTAACTGACTTCAGTACTACATTGAATATAGTGTCGGACGACGACTATCACCGCCGAACCGCCATCACACGGCTGGCCGTATCCCCCACCGACGAGTTACTCCTCCGAGATACCATCGAGGAGTGGAAACAGGGATGCCAAATTGCCGTGGACAAAGCATGGGAACGGTGTCACTCCAAGTCCGACGTGCAGCAACTCGCGTACGACGACGTACGAGAGAACACGAGTCTCGGCAGCCAGCACGCCATCCTCGCGTGCCACCAAGCAGCCGAGAACATCAAATCCTGTATCTCCCGTCGTCAAGACGGGAAGAAAGCCAGCAAACCAACGTACACGAGTCCGACCGTTACCTACGACAGTCGGACGATGACCGTCTTCCCCGAGAAAGAACAAGTATCGCTCACCACGTACGGCAACCACGCTCGCGTTCGAGCCGACCTCGTACTGCCTGACGACGAGGAGGGCTACCAGCACCAGTACCTCGACAGCGAGGAGTGGGAACCCACGGAATCCACGCTCCACTATCGAGACGGAGACTGGTATTTGCACCTCGGCTTCCGCAAGCCCAAGACTACCGACGAAGCGACCGAGAACGGAACGGTTCTCGGCGTTGACCTCGGCGTCAACGAAATCGCCGTCACCAGCACAGCCCGCTTTTTCTCGGCTGGTGAACTCAACCACAAGCGACGAGAGTTCGAGCGCGTGCGTGGCGACCTCCAAGAGCGTGGCACGCGGAACGCACACCGCACACTCGAAACCGTGAGCGGACGAGAAGACGAGTACGTGAAACACGTTCTACACAGCGTGGCCAACGGCATCGTCGAAGAAGCTCTCCACTACGACTGTGACGGTATCGTGTTCGAGGAGTTGGGCGGCATTCGTGAGCGACTGCCCGAAGCTGCGTGGCACTCCGAATGGGCGTTCGATCGCTTGTACGAGTACGTCGAGTACAAGGCCGAAGCCAGAGGGTTGTTCGTGG
It encodes the following:
- a CDS encoding nucleotidyltransferase domain-containing protein produces the protein MAGQEITICIDAYPEADSPVFRIEAADDILRLLADAHEAEFTIPELVDATGASRSTVWRAVDLLDSIGAIRVRETPQRNYVAINPDRLNKDDPVLAIDQSAFHDPIRAFVKRVRTAIADADADDVGPVAGIVVFGSVARGEADRRSDIDLFVVVEGDRTTARRVVTDVVADLQSQRFDGERFEFEPYVESVESARRAGSKLDEIFEEGVTVYGTETLQSLRKAVITDE
- a CDS encoding RNA-guided endonuclease TnpB family protein — translated: MSDDDYHRRTAITRLAVSPTDELLLRDTIEEWKQGCQIAVDKAWERCHSKSDVQQLAYDDVRENTSLGSQHAILACHQAAENIKSCISRRQDGKKASKPTYTSPTVTYDSRTMTVFPEKEQVSLTTYGNHARVRADLVLPDDEEGYQHQYLDSEEWEPTESTLHYRDGDWYLHLGFRKPKTTDEATENGTVLGVDLGVNEIAVTSTARFFSAGELNHKRREFERVRGDLQERGTRNAHRTLETVSGREDEYVKHVLHSVANGIVEEALHYDCDGIVFEELGGIRERLPEAAWHSEWAFDRLYEYVEYKAEARGLFVETTNPKNTSKRCAECGYIHDNNRPSRDMFECQQCGNQNHADYNAAKNVADVYLRREQQSSRGRGVSQYALKSGTVTPTRGYTPYADASEAESTDKPHRQRSERVSASE